In Atribacterota bacterium, the genomic stretch TTATTGGCGTAGGCCCATAATGGTTTTTCAGGTATTTTAATCCGCTTATGGAGAGAGTATAGTCATGAAAATGGATAAAGTCACAGTAAAATAATAATTTCATAAGTTTTGTTTTAAAGAGCCGATTAAATTTTAAGGCGAAGAATAGAATCATATTTACCATTTTTTCATAATTAAACTGAGTAAAACCACAATATTCGTCCAATACTTCATTAAAATATTTTTCTTCAATATTTTCTTCAATTTTTTTATCTATATCCTTAATCATGATATTTTGAATATTATTTTTAATTTGCAGATAATCCTTTTGATTTATTCTATCTTTGTTTTCTTCTAACAGTTTTTTCATATTATTGGGATTTTGCAATAAAACAAGATAATCATTATGAGACCTATCTTGTAAAGCCCCACTTTCATAACGATGAATGGTAATTTCACCCCAACCTAAAATACGAGAAAAAGCTCTCTGGCTTAACCCATATCTACCCCTAATATTTCTTATTTGTGCAGGTGTTAGTAGGCCTTTTTTCTTGCGATATTGATTGTAAATTTTTTCTAAGTTTTCATCTTCCAACTTTTCGTCAATCATCTCTTGATTATTAGCCATATTAATTCGAACTTTTTCCGTTATTTCAATCGGTTCGCCTTTAACTTCATAGGTAGCTTTTTTTTTAATAATTTTAGTATTATTTTTATTAATTACCATTTTTCATTACCTCCTGGAGATAGAAAAGAGAATTTTCATTTAAAAGGAAATTTCATAGGATATTTTGCAATATGGAAAGATATGCAAATTACTTCTTCGTTTTTTTTGTTTTCCCTTATTTTTAATTTAATGTATATTATTTTGTTTTGGATGCTTTTACCAAATATCCAAATTGATTCGTCTTTATAATAT encodes the following:
- a CDS encoding DUF4065 domain-containing protein, which encodes MVINKNNTKIIKKKATYEVKGEPIEITEKVRINMANNQEMIDEKLEDENLEKIYNQYRKKKGLLTPAQIRNIRGRYGLSQRAFSRILGWGEITIHRYESGALQDRSHNDYLVLLQNPNNMKKLLEENKDRINQKDYLQIKNNIQNIMIKDIDKKIEENIEEKYFNEVLDEYCGFTQFNYEKMVNMILFFALKFNRLFKTKLMKLLFYCDFIHFHDYTLSISGLKYLKNHYGPTPIKHELLLGELFDKYITYKVDYVNSSEECIEEYETIKPLEKPNLSIFSKEEINSINKVLKSFKFLTSEKISEYSHQEKAWKETKVKQLINYKYAKDMMLFK